The Sesamum indicum cultivar Zhongzhi No. 13 linkage group LG2, S_indicum_v1.0, whole genome shotgun sequence genome contains a region encoding:
- the LOC105156102 gene encoding E3 ubiquitin ligase BIG BROTHER-related, whose amino-acid sequence MENSNAKADADNTTTTTTTTAADAQQNPTDNPQNAGDGAGNRRQRTPFTDLSQVDADLALARTLQEQERAYMMLRMDIANGSDYGSWEADSYGHEDEADDDDFDDASEEDYDGSDVEVDDDAEDAFDVHAHAEEAEDTQNAELDPSAFSSDEAYARALQDAEEREMAARLLALAGINGMVVGEDEEEELDEHDGNPQDAWEEVDPDELSYEELLALGDVVGTESRGLSADTIASLPSINYKSQGIQEGSNDTCVICRLDYEDGDTLTVLSCKHSYHSECINNWLQINKVCPVCSAEVSTSGKS is encoded by the exons ATGGAGAACTCCAATGCCAAGGCGGACGCCGAcaacaccaccaccaccaccaccaccactgcCGCCGACGCGCAACAAAACCCTACCGATAATCCGCAGAATGCCGGAGATGGTGCTGGAAATCGCCGCCAGAGAACTCCGTTTACGGACCTCAGTCAAGTAGATGCGGATCTTGCCCTTGCTCGGACTCTCCAAGAACAG GAAAGAGCTTATATGATGTTGAGAATGGATATTGCAAATGGCAGTGATTATGGAAGTTGGGAAGCTGACAGTTATGGACATGAAGATGAggctgatgatgatgattttgaTGATGCCAGTGAAGAGGATTACGATGGTTCTGATGTGGAGGTAGACGATGATGCAGAAGATGCATTCGATGTGCATGCTCATGCTGAAGAAGCAGAAGATACCCAAAATGCTGAATTGGATCCCTCTGCCTTTTCAAGTGATGAGGCCTATGCTAGAGCCTTGCAAGATGCTGAAGAACGGGAAATGGCAGCCAGATTGTTAGCCCTGGCTGGGATAAATGGAA TGGTTGTCGGGGAAGATGAAGAGGAAGAGTTAGATGAGCATGATGGTAATCCTCAG GATGCATGGGAGGAGGTTGATCCTGATGAACTGTCATATGAG GAGTTGCTTGCACTAGGTGATGTTGTTGGTACAGAAAGTAGGGGTCTCTCTGCAGATACAATTGCTTCCTTGCCttccataaattataaatcacaAGGCATTCAGGAAGGGAGTAATGATAC CTGTGTTATATGCAGGTTGGACTATGAGGATGGAGACACCTTGACTGTTCTTTCCTGCAAACATTCATACCATTCAGAGTGCATTAACAATTGGTTGCAAATAAACAAG GTTTGTCCTGTATGCAGTGCTGAAGTCTCCACTTCAGGAAAAAGCTAG